One genomic window of Paenisporosarcina antarctica includes the following:
- the glgB gene encoding 1,4-alpha-glucan branching protein GlgB — MIKFPKQLYPSDLDVYLFHEGSLYESYKILGSHLLSHNEFQGVRFAVWAPHAKRVTVVGDFNNWNGFNSEMERMNNSGIWILFIPELKQGDIYKYEVTGPDGHKELKADPFAFYSELRPATASVIYKLDSYEWHDQKWMAQRIKTDIYHKPMMIYEVHLASWKQKKDGEFYTYQELADELVDYAVRNGFTHIELMPIMEHPFDGSWGYQITGFYSATSRYGTPEQLMYFIDQCHQKGLGVILDWVPAHFCKDIQGLGRFDGTPLYESADPMRAERPIWGTYSFDYSKPEVVSFLISNAMFWMDVYHVDGFRVDAVSSIVYLNHDNPLPIKLKNQYGGGENIEAVKFLKKLNETIFHKYPGVLMMAEESTEWPLVTRPTSEGGLGFNYKWNMGWSNDVLKYMKFDVSERPRHHHLLTFSFFYAFSENYVLPFSHDEMVHGKRSLLNKMPGDYWQKFANLRLLLGYLFTHPGKKLLFMGSEFGQFDEWKYAEEMDWMLLGFESHSNFYHYFKEINKFYQETNSLWRLDHEEAGFQWIDADNADQSVITFMRKGKRKGDYCIVVCNFSADVYHNYQIGVPSFGKYYEAFNSDALSYGGSGQGNSAPIIASKDASHNQPCSIEITVPPLGIVIFMKQTKTRQRGVNINGI; from the coding sequence ATGATTAAGTTCCCAAAGCAGCTATACCCGAGTGATCTTGATGTATACCTTTTCCATGAAGGTTCACTGTATGAAAGCTATAAAATACTCGGTTCACATCTCCTTTCACACAACGAATTTCAAGGTGTGAGATTTGCAGTTTGGGCACCACATGCAAAGCGGGTAACCGTCGTAGGTGATTTTAATAATTGGAATGGCTTTAATAGTGAGATGGAGCGTATGAACAATTCAGGAATTTGGATTTTATTTATTCCCGAGCTTAAACAGGGAGACATATATAAATATGAGGTTACTGGACCGGATGGGCATAAGGAATTAAAGGCAGACCCTTTCGCATTTTATTCGGAGCTGCGACCCGCAACGGCTTCTGTTATCTATAAATTAGATTCTTATGAATGGCATGATCAAAAATGGATGGCTCAGCGAATAAAGACAGATATATACCATAAACCGATGATGATTTACGAGGTACACTTGGCTTCCTGGAAGCAAAAAAAAGATGGTGAGTTTTATACGTATCAAGAACTCGCCGACGAACTAGTTGATTATGCAGTGAGAAATGGCTTTACACATATTGAGTTGATGCCCATTATGGAACACCCATTTGATGGTTCATGGGGCTACCAAATAACTGGATTTTATTCGGCGACAAGCCGATATGGTACACCAGAGCAATTAATGTATTTCATCGACCAGTGCCATCAAAAGGGACTTGGTGTAATCCTAGATTGGGTGCCTGCACATTTTTGTAAGGATATTCAAGGTCTTGGTCGTTTTGATGGAACTCCTCTCTATGAATCAGCAGATCCCATGCGTGCAGAGCGGCCTATCTGGGGAACGTATAGCTTTGACTACAGCAAGCCGGAAGTTGTCAGCTTTCTAATTTCTAACGCTATGTTTTGGATGGATGTCTATCATGTTGATGGATTCCGGGTTGATGCAGTTTCTTCAATTGTTTATTTAAATCATGATAATCCACTTCCTATTAAATTAAAGAATCAATATGGAGGTGGAGAAAACATAGAAGCTGTCAAGTTCTTGAAAAAGTTAAATGAAACTATTTTCCATAAGTATCCAGGCGTTTTGATGATGGCAGAGGAATCAACCGAGTGGCCGCTAGTTACAAGACCGACTAGTGAAGGTGGGCTTGGATTTAATTATAAGTGGAATATGGGCTGGTCTAATGACGTGCTTAAGTATATGAAATTTGATGTAAGTGAACGTCCAAGGCATCATCATCTGTTGACATTTTCATTCTTTTACGCATTCTCTGAAAATTATGTACTTCCATTTTCTCATGATGAGATGGTTCATGGAAAACGGTCATTACTTAATAAAATGCCTGGGGATTACTGGCAAAAATTCGCGAATTTACGTTTGCTTTTAGGGTATTTATTTACACATCCTGGTAAAAAACTTTTATTTATGGGTAGTGAATTTGGTCAGTTTGACGAATGGAAATACGCAGAAGAAATGGATTGGATGCTTTTAGGTTTTGAATCTCACTCCAATTTCTATCATTACTTTAAAGAAATAAATAAATTCTATCAGGAAACAAATTCACTTTGGCGTCTCGATCATGAGGAAGCTGGCTTTCAGTGGATCGATGCAGACAATGCAGACCAAAGCGTGATTACTTTTATGAGAAAAGGAAAACGCAAGGGAGACTATTGCATTGTTGTTTGTAATTTTTCAGCCGATGTATACCATAATTATCAAATTGGAGTTCCATCTTTCGGGAAATATTATGAAGCATTTAATAGTGATGCCTTATCATATGGCGGTTCTGGTCAGGGGAATTCAGCTCCAATCATTGCGAGTAAGGATGCGAGTCATAACCAGCCGTGCAGTATTGAAATAACCGTACCGCCATTAGGTATTGTGATATTTATGAAGCAAACAAAAACAAGACAAAGGGGAGTCAATATAAATGGCATCTAA
- the msrA gene encoding peptide-methionine (S)-S-oxide reductase MsrA → MNLEKATFAGGCFWCMVKPFDSYEGIHSVISGYTGGDMVNPTYEQVCTNLTGHKEAVQITFDASIFPYEQIVRLFWMQIDPTDAGGQFFDRGSSYETAIFYHSEAQREIAETAKNELQASGKFSKPIVTSIIEAKPFYPAEKYHQDYYKKNPAHYDNYQVGSGRAGFKQKMWGD, encoded by the coding sequence ATGAACTTAGAAAAAGCAACTTTTGCAGGAGGATGTTTTTGGTGCATGGTTAAACCATTTGATTCTTATGAAGGTATTCATTCTGTTATTTCAGGATACACAGGTGGAGATATGGTAAATCCAACATACGAACAAGTATGCACCAATTTAACAGGTCATAAAGAAGCAGTCCAAATTACATTTGATGCTAGCATCTTTCCATATGAACAAATCGTACGACTATTTTGGATGCAAATTGACCCTACTGATGCAGGTGGGCAATTCTTTGATAGAGGTTCTTCTTATGAAACTGCCATCTTTTATCATAGTGAAGCACAAAGAGAAATTGCTGAAACAGCAAAAAATGAATTGCAAGCTAGCGGGAAATTTTCAAAACCAATTGTTACATCAATTATAGAAGCAAAACCATTCTATCCAGCAGAAAAATACCATCAAGATTATTACAAAAAAAATCCAGCACACTATGACAATTATCAAGTCGGTTCAGGCAGAGCTGGATTCAAACAAAAAATGTGGGGTGACTGA
- a CDS encoding CobW family GTP-binding protein — MKDVYLFSGFLGSGKTSLLTDTIRQLKERGLKPAVLMNELGKLPFDSKAIEDDIPLKEMLEGCICCTGSEKTEAQLQTLLAGEDFDVLIIETTGAAHPVEALDAVYSPLFAKQLNVKGIVTVVDSKRWLDRHLLSPQMRSLFLEQIRHAHLLLANKMDLLSEDLQAKITFELQSFNSTATLIQTSHGKCPLSMLERLKGTVSEKKVNEARIGEQLTLSTRIISFKESVGKVEFEDWLRTIPSTIYRMKGFVPIKGTKNPMLFQYSYGMVQWLPEYVKMDPVIVIIGEKIADLKIPGSE; from the coding sequence ATGAAGGATGTGTATTTATTTAGTGGCTTTTTAGGAAGTGGAAAGACTTCTCTATTAACTGACACAATACGACAGTTAAAAGAAAGAGGCTTAAAGCCAGCTGTACTGATGAATGAATTAGGAAAACTTCCTTTTGATTCAAAGGCTATAGAAGATGATATACCACTAAAAGAAATGCTAGAAGGATGTATTTGTTGTACCGGATCAGAGAAAACAGAAGCACAGCTTCAAACACTGTTAGCGGGTGAAGATTTTGACGTGCTTATTATTGAAACGACTGGTGCAGCTCATCCAGTTGAAGCTTTAGATGCAGTTTACTCTCCTCTATTTGCTAAGCAATTAAATGTTAAAGGAATTGTGACAGTTGTTGATAGTAAACGATGGTTGGATCGACACTTGCTTTCACCGCAGATGAGATCTCTTTTTTTAGAACAAATTCGCCACGCACATTTGCTTTTAGCAAACAAAATGGATTTATTATCTGAAGATCTACAAGCAAAGATTACTTTTGAGTTACAAAGTTTCAATTCAACTGCAACCTTAATTCAGACTTCCCATGGCAAATGTCCATTGTCGATGTTAGAAAGATTAAAAGGCACTGTTAGTGAGAAAAAAGTGAATGAAGCTAGAATAGGGGAGCAACTTACGTTGTCAACTCGAATAATTTCATTTAAGGAATCTGTCGGTAAAGTCGAATTTGAAGACTGGTTACGAACAATACCATCTACTATATACCGGATGAAGGGCTTTGTTCCAATCAAAGGTACTAAAAACCCCATGCTCTTCCAATATTCTTATGGAATGGTTCAGTGGTTACCAGAGTATGTAAAAATGGATCCGGTCATAGTAATTATTGGAGAAAAAATTGCTGATTTAAAGATTCCTGGAAGTGAGTAA
- a CDS encoding CAP domain-containing protein, producing the protein MKKWLLGLTMGVMVFSFGQVTTAEASSSHNAENFLTQATNNWTKNTQSKQVESYTASQQQTLEEIFAQLAASGFKFDFEKFIAEKPVPTAKPVAEKPAPTAKPAVEKPAPTAKPVSEKPAPTAEKPAPTAKPVAEKPAPTAKPTAEKPATQATEQAGSISNIEQQVLTLTNQERAKAGLKALATDAKLMNAAREKSTDMRTNKYFSHTSPTFGSPFDRMKALGIDYRAAGENIAMGQKSADEVVKAWMDSPGHRENIMKANFTHIGIGYDAQGHYWTQQFIQK; encoded by the coding sequence ATGAAGAAATGGTTACTAGGATTAACAATGGGAGTTATGGTTTTCTCATTTGGTCAAGTTACAACTGCAGAAGCATCATCTTCACATAATGCAGAAAATTTTCTGACTCAAGCTACTAATAATTGGACGAAAAATACTCAATCAAAACAGGTTGAATCATATACAGCCTCACAGCAACAGACGTTGGAAGAAATTTTCGCACAACTTGCTGCATCAGGATTTAAATTTGATTTCGAGAAATTTATAGCAGAAAAGCCAGTACCAACGGCTAAACCAGTTGCAGAAAAGCCAGCACCAACGGCTAAACCAGCTGTAGAAAAACCAGCACCAACGGCTAAACCAGTTTCAGAAAAACCAGCACCAACTGCAGAAAAACCGGCACCAACAGCTAAACCAGTGGCAGAAAAACCAGCACCAACAGCTAAACCGACTGCAGAAAAACCAGCAACTCAAGCAACAGAACAAGCAGGTTCTATTTCAAACATTGAACAACAAGTACTAACTTTAACCAATCAAGAACGAGCTAAAGCAGGATTAAAAGCTCTTGCAACAGATGCTAAATTAATGAATGCAGCACGTGAAAAATCAACAGATATGAGAACAAATAAATACTTCTCACATACTAGTCCTACATTTGGTTCACCATTCGATCGTATGAAAGCTCTTGGTATCGATTACCGTGCAGCCGGAGAAAATATCGCAATGGGTCAAAAATCAGCGGATGAAGTCGTAAAAGCATGGATGGACTCACCAGGTCATCGTGAGAATATCATGAAAGCAAATTTCACTCATATTGGAATTGGCTACGATGCACAAGGTCATTACTGGACACAACAATTTATTCAAAAATAA
- a CDS encoding lmo1851 family serine protease, whose amino-acid sequence MDEKQNTPEQQVEHNHQDSHAGKYIRLKPFFFIMLIFTLILSSAGLTIFALTFGDEKVVEVGAPERREFQKLYQAYDQLKADYYADIDQELLVNGAINGMIDSLGDPYSDYMNQDEASQFKESISSSFQGIGAEIQERNGVISVVSPIKNSPAEKAGILTNDSITAVDGEDIIGMSASEAVLLIRGEKGTSVTLTIQRGEQSDPMEITIVRDEIPIETVYAEMLEDNVAHIQITSFSENTYDELLAAITDMEESGMKAMVLDVRRNPGGLLNSAINISNLFVEDGKTLFQTKEKGKDAEVFSATGGSKVKVPVSLLIDEGSASASEILAAAMRESAGTQLVGINTFGKGTVQTANELTDGSNMKFTTAKWLTPDGNWIHEKGIAPDVKVEYPSYTKLPFLDASIEIKNGLLSDQVKSAEEMLTAVGIDTGKVDGLFDDQTEAAIKQLQKEEELKETGILTGDTTYALMDRLREKIEKEDPQLLKAKDLILKVLAK is encoded by the coding sequence ATGGATGAGAAGCAAAATACTCCTGAACAACAAGTAGAACATAATCACCAAGATTCGCACGCGGGTAAATATATTCGTTTGAAACCTTTCTTTTTCATCATGCTTATCTTTACTTTGATCTTAAGTTCCGCAGGATTAACGATATTTGCTTTAACATTTGGCGATGAAAAAGTAGTTGAAGTAGGGGCACCTGAAAGACGAGAGTTCCAAAAGTTATATCAAGCGTATGACCAGTTAAAAGCAGATTATTATGCAGATATTGATCAAGAATTATTAGTTAATGGGGCAATTAATGGAATGATTGATTCTCTCGGAGATCCTTATTCAGATTATATGAATCAGGATGAGGCCTCACAGTTTAAAGAAAGTATTTCATCAAGTTTCCAGGGAATAGGTGCTGAAATACAAGAACGTAATGGCGTTATTTCAGTTGTTTCACCAATCAAAAACTCACCTGCTGAAAAAGCTGGTATTTTAACAAATGATAGTATCACCGCAGTTGATGGTGAAGATATTATTGGGATGAGTGCATCTGAAGCCGTTCTTTTAATACGAGGAGAAAAAGGTACATCTGTAACCTTAACAATTCAACGTGGTGAACAGAGCGACCCAATGGAAATTACTATTGTCCGTGATGAGATACCAATAGAAACGGTATATGCAGAAATGCTTGAAGATAATGTGGCACACATTCAAATTACAAGTTTTTCTGAAAATACGTATGATGAACTTCTTGCAGCTATTACTGACATGGAAGAATCCGGAATGAAAGCGATGGTCCTTGATGTGAGGCGAAATCCAGGCGGATTATTAAATTCAGCCATCAATATCTCAAATTTATTTGTTGAGGATGGAAAAACTTTGTTCCAAACTAAAGAAAAAGGAAAAGATGCAGAAGTCTTCTCAGCTACGGGCGGATCTAAAGTAAAAGTACCAGTATCATTATTAATTGATGAGGGTAGTGCTTCTGCTTCAGAAATTCTTGCAGCAGCTATGAGAGAATCTGCTGGAACACAACTTGTTGGCATAAATACCTTTGGTAAAGGAACGGTTCAAACCGCAAATGAATTAACCGACGGATCAAATATGAAATTCACAACTGCAAAATGGTTAACCCCAGATGGTAATTGGATTCATGAAAAGGGTATTGCACCTGATGTAAAAGTTGAATATCCATCTTATACTAAATTACCTTTTTTAGATGCTTCTATAGAAATAAAAAATGGCTTATTATCAGATCAAGTCAAATCAGCAGAAGAAATGCTTACAGCTGTTGGTATTGACACTGGTAAAGTGGACGGACTATTCGACGATCAAACAGAGGCCGCTATAAAGCAATTGCAAAAAGAAGAAGAACTTAAAGAAACAGGCATCTTAACTGGTGATACTACTTACGCCCTAATGGATCGTTTACGGGAGAAAATTGAAAAAGAAGATCCACAGTTATTAAAGGCTAAGGATTTAATATTAAAAGTACTTGCAAAATAA
- the deoD gene encoding purine-nucleoside phosphorylase, translating to MSVHINAKKGDIADTILLPGDPLRAKYIAETFLEDVVQYNEVRNMFGYTGTYKGKRISVQGTGMGVPSISIYITELMAEYDVQKLIRVGTCGSIHKDVKVRDVILAQTASTDSKMNEIIFSGINFAPTADFDLLLKAYNAGIEKGLNLKVGNVFTEDVFYNEHAEHEKWAQYGILALEMESSALYTLAAKFGRQALSILTVSDHLLTGEVTTSEERQLTFNEMIEVALEAAIQE from the coding sequence ATGAGTGTTCATATTAATGCTAAAAAAGGCGATATCGCCGATACGATTTTACTACCAGGAGATCCATTACGTGCAAAATACATTGCAGAAACGTTTTTAGAAGACGTTGTTCAATACAATGAAGTTCGTAACATGTTTGGATATACTGGTACTTACAAAGGAAAACGTATTTCAGTTCAAGGAACAGGAATGGGTGTTCCATCTATCTCTATATACATTACGGAATTAATGGCTGAATATGATGTTCAAAAATTAATCCGCGTAGGTACATGTGGATCAATTCACAAAGACGTGAAAGTACGCGACGTTATTCTTGCACAAACTGCTTCAACTGACTCGAAAATGAATGAAATCATTTTCAGCGGCATAAACTTTGCACCTACTGCAGATTTTGACTTATTATTAAAAGCATATAATGCAGGAATTGAAAAAGGCTTAAATCTTAAGGTAGGTAATGTATTTACAGAAGATGTATTCTACAATGAGCATGCAGAGCATGAAAAATGGGCTCAATATGGAATCCTAGCGCTTGAAATGGAATCTTCAGCACTTTATACATTAGCTGCTAAATTCGGTCGTCAAGCACTTTCTATATTAACGGTAAGTGATCACTTATTGACTGGTGAAGTTACAACTTCAGAAGAGCGTCAATTGACATTTAACGAAATGATTGAAGTAGCATTAGAAGCGGCTATTCAAGAGTAA
- a CDS encoding glucose-1-phosphate adenylyltransferase encodes MASKKWVAMLLAGGQGSRLGELTSDLAKPAVPFGGKYRIIDFTLSNCTHSGIDTVGILTQYRPHILNSYVGNGRTWDLDRNYGGVAMLPPYKGKDGGEWYKGTANAVYQNFHFIDQYEPEYVLVISGDHIYKMDYNKMLEDHVENGALATIAVIEVPWNEANRFGIMNTDDTDQIIEFDEKPEHPKSNLASMGVYLFNWKHLKKYLTEDENTIGSTNDFGKDIIPKMIDEGAHVQAYRFKDYWKDVGTVESLWEAHMDLLGEPPAFDLGDANWQIYAGNANHPPQYISQEAEVLQSLINEGCLVFGKVEHSVLSYNVQVGKGSTIKDSVIMPNVKIGKNVTIEKAIIGSGTIIEDGAVIGVNKQGITLIGENQRISPTYAKL; translated from the coding sequence ATGGCATCTAAAAAATGGGTGGCAATGCTCTTAGCGGGTGGTCAAGGTTCAAGACTAGGAGAATTGACAAGTGACTTAGCTAAACCCGCAGTTCCGTTTGGTGGGAAATACCGAATTATTGATTTTACGTTAAGCAACTGTACACATTCTGGTATTGATACGGTAGGAATACTCACACAATATCGACCGCATATTTTAAACTCATATGTAGGGAATGGGAGAACATGGGATCTCGATCGCAATTACGGAGGTGTTGCAATGCTTCCACCTTATAAGGGTAAAGATGGTGGTGAATGGTACAAAGGAACAGCCAATGCAGTGTATCAAAATTTTCATTTTATTGACCAATATGAGCCGGAATACGTGCTTGTCATCTCAGGAGATCATATATACAAGATGGATTATAATAAGATGCTAGAGGACCATGTCGAGAACGGAGCCCTTGCTACAATTGCTGTCATTGAGGTGCCCTGGAATGAGGCTAATCGATTTGGTATTATGAATACTGATGATACCGATCAAATTATAGAATTTGACGAGAAACCAGAACATCCAAAAAGCAATCTGGCTTCGATGGGTGTTTATCTCTTTAACTGGAAACACCTTAAAAAATATTTAACTGAAGATGAAAATACCATCGGTTCTACCAATGACTTTGGAAAAGATATTATTCCAAAGATGATTGATGAAGGGGCTCATGTGCAAGCTTATAGATTTAAAGATTACTGGAAGGACGTCGGAACAGTCGAAAGCCTTTGGGAAGCTCATATGGACTTATTGGGAGAACCACCCGCTTTTGATCTAGGAGATGCTAACTGGCAAATATATGCAGGTAATGCTAATCATCCCCCACAATATATCTCTCAAGAGGCTGAAGTCTTACAATCCTTAATTAATGAAGGATGTTTGGTATTTGGCAAAGTCGAGCATTCCGTTCTTTCCTATAACGTGCAAGTTGGAAAAGGATCTACAATTAAGGATTCCGTTATCATGCCAAATGTGAAAATCGGCAAAAATGTAACGATAGAAAAGGCGATTATTGGTAGCGGCACAATTATTGAAGACGGAGCTGTTATTGGTGTCAATAAACAGGGAATTACCCTAATCGGAGAAAATCAACGGATTTCTCCGACATATGCCAAACTTTAG
- a CDS encoding YpmS family protein has translation MNRWKVAFFLLIALLSTVIVMFVLWVSSPPAKTDMSEPIATSEGNVFTLKTTKENFEGIANTYIRDALKTQPLPVKISVENQILLTTELTIFSINLPVIMKFDPIVEPDGNLRLLQTGVEVGKLDIPPKTVLKLLKDSVALPEWMIVRPDEEDVYIDLSRIPMKSDVEVRAKEFNLEQDEITLEILIPYN, from the coding sequence ATGAACCGTTGGAAAGTTGCATTTTTCCTACTAATCGCGCTATTATCTACCGTAATAGTCATGTTTGTTCTCTGGGTTAGTTCTCCTCCAGCAAAAACAGACATGTCTGAGCCAATAGCAACTTCCGAAGGGAATGTTTTTACGCTTAAGACCACCAAGGAAAATTTTGAAGGCATTGCAAACACCTACATAAGGGATGCATTAAAAACGCAACCTTTACCTGTAAAAATAAGCGTCGAGAATCAAATCCTATTAACAACAGAACTCACAATTTTTTCGATTAATCTACCAGTAATTATGAAATTCGATCCTATTGTTGAGCCAGATGGAAACTTGAGATTGCTTCAAACGGGTGTTGAAGTCGGCAAATTAGATATCCCACCCAAAACCGTGTTAAAATTGCTAAAAGATTCCGTTGCTTTACCTGAATGGATGATAGTGCGCCCTGATGAAGAGGATGTTTATATCGATTTATCGCGCATACCTATGAAATCAGATGTCGAAGTTAGGGCTAAAGAATTTAATTTGGAACAAGATGAAATTACACTTGAAATTCTTATTCCATATAATTAA
- a CDS encoding YozE family protein — protein sequence MNQSFYKYALTFRGGKKSDGKAVFAEAMFYDLTFPKQSKDFEEISRYIEELAHSDISAIIFDEMWLLYETNIAFQS from the coding sequence ATGAATCAATCATTCTATAAATATGCCCTTACTTTTAGGGGTGGTAAAAAATCAGATGGTAAAGCCGTGTTTGCAGAAGCAATGTTTTATGATTTAACTTTTCCTAAGCAATCAAAAGATTTTGAAGAAATATCTAGGTATATTGAAGAATTGGCTCATTCAGATATATCCGCAATTATTTTTGATGAAATGTGGTTGCTATATGAAACAAATATAGCTTTTCAATCGTAG
- a CDS encoding glycoside hydrolase family 15 protein, which yields MKINNAIEVLDRMRLPNGAYTASISNDYNYVWIRDVVYTVLPFLQSRSDRYEKAYHALFDLFKRYEWKIDIHREKKPFYLFEHIHSRYSTELKELSQEWGHAQNDAIGAFLWGVGEGVSNGQKVIRDDKDLAIVQKLVDYLECLQYWQAQDNGMWEENIELHASSVGACVAGLHAVKMLVNVKPELIRKGEETLRFLLPRESETKETDLALLSLIYPYRIVERKMALKIIEMVSERLERTNGCIRYQNDQYYNEGSEAEWCFGLPWMGLCYFELGLYNKAYEYINKTERIIPDNWEIPELYIGGKNVPNGNTPLAWSVSLSYLFLNRMRSISPSQLTGNDNA from the coding sequence ATGAAAATTAACAATGCAATTGAAGTTTTAGATCGGATGCGACTTCCAAATGGTGCTTACACTGCAAGTATCTCAAATGACTATAATTACGTTTGGATACGTGATGTCGTTTATACGGTTTTGCCATTTTTACAAAGCCGCTCAGACAGATATGAAAAAGCCTATCATGCTTTATTTGACCTATTTAAGAGGTATGAATGGAAAATTGATATTCACCGGGAAAAGAAACCGTTTTATCTTTTTGAACATATACACTCAAGATATTCCACAGAGTTAAAGGAACTTAGCCAAGAGTGGGGTCATGCTCAAAATGATGCGATTGGAGCCTTCTTATGGGGAGTCGGAGAAGGTGTGAGCAACGGGCAAAAGGTCATCCGTGATGACAAAGATCTCGCTATCGTACAGAAGCTTGTCGACTACTTAGAATGTCTCCAATACTGGCAGGCACAGGATAATGGAATGTGGGAAGAAAATATAGAACTGCATGCTTCAAGTGTCGGTGCATGCGTGGCAGGCTTACACGCGGTGAAAATGCTAGTAAACGTTAAGCCCGAACTAATTCGAAAAGGGGAAGAAACGTTACGTTTTCTATTGCCACGGGAAAGTGAAACAAAAGAAACCGATTTAGCGCTGCTGTCACTTATATATCCATATCGAATTGTAGAAAGAAAAATGGCCCTTAAGATTATTGAAATGGTATCCGAACGCTTAGAACGTACAAATGGATGTATCCGTTATCAAAATGATCAGTATTATAACGAAGGAAGCGAAGCTGAATGGTGCTTCGGACTACCTTGGATGGGATTATGTTATTTTGAACTGGGTCTGTATAATAAAGCTTATGAATATATAAATAAAACGGAACGAATTATTCCTGATAATTGGGAAATTCCTGAATTATATATTGGGGGGAAAAATGTGCCAAATGGAAACACTCCTTTAGCATGGTCGGTTTCTCTTTCTTATCTATTTTTAAACAGAATGAGAAGTATTAGCCCTTCACAATTGACAGGTAATGATAATGCTTAA
- the msrB gene encoding peptide-methionine (R)-S-oxide reductase MsrB, which translates to MTKKDLRNSLTSMQYHVTQENGTEPPHRNEYDQNFNEGIYVDIVSGKALFSSKDKYDAGCGWPSFSKPIAGPEVTEFSDYSLGMRRTEVRSKTANSHLGHVFPDGPGPEGLRYCINSAALKFIPKEKLEEEGYSEYVSHF; encoded by the coding sequence ATGACAAAAAAAGACTTAAGAAATAGTCTAACATCTATGCAATATCATGTGACTCAAGAAAATGGAACGGAACCACCTCATCGTAATGAATATGATCAGAATTTTAATGAAGGTATTTACGTTGATATTGTTTCAGGCAAAGCTTTATTCAGTTCAAAAGATAAATACGATGCAGGCTGTGGATGGCCAAGCTTTAGTAAGCCAATAGCTGGACCTGAAGTGACGGAGTTTTCTGACTATTCTCTAGGTATGAGAAGAACAGAGGTAAGAAGTAAAACAGCCAACTCACATTTAGGTCATGTATTTCCAGACGGTCCTGGTCCAGAAGGATTGCGTTATTGCATTAATTCAGCCGCTTTAAAATTTATTCCTAAAGAAAAATTAGAAGAAGAAGGATATAGTGAATACGTTTCACACTTCTAA